In Uranotaenia lowii strain MFRU-FL chromosome 2, ASM2978415v1, whole genome shotgun sequence, one genomic interval encodes:
- the LOC129742901 gene encoding uncharacterized protein LOC129742901, with protein sequence MMAKEASTTKLDGNRKTGTIPKKLQDVMTTSCIGAACSFPGSTAGMLQCNKCAFWYHVRCVGASDDAIKRPWTCKKCVHEAFKIPRNLSLRNVSSSRCQVCGGPETEEMVQCDSCDLWHHFQCVGVTEAISDISWRCPNCENGNITERIVSTKNEAFVPRSDHQLESHISLLSIDNKTSVVDSTLLTVSPTNVIPSSVLASSVIPTTTLALTYTFASYVNSNSIDVMSNKTNAYQVNSSLPSVVLSGVRDPTVPITNPQSTIVGSKAAAPPFLLHSSAAMDNLRVMPSTDRRSHQMIEFVDQPRKQNVSTVPQPPKRNMRLELQKLEEEQRLNEEEYTRKKQLLQRRYELMQAIANETESAEIEPDTRTEGWQCHSDPSTERIRRQPEFKLPERKTSHDNQPYQLRSTENHCLADQPEHIYQHIRSQQPSLIHQRKISNIRSDFTGVEGQIRQVDVRPPLYAAHDQFTPRHRSTPQHQAYRSTTRNVCRDIGTGSDLTNSHLTVARQAAAQELPIFSGVPEEWPLFVSTYSTTTTMCGFTAEENLIRLQKCLRGKAYEAVKCMLMHPSNVGSIMSTLRMLFGSPEIIVHNLITKIQSAPPPRADRLETMIDFALSVKNLCATIEACELIEYTYDATLLRVLVGKLPIDYRVEWAKYRRFIAEAKLTTFCDWLYDFAETISSIASLDDVELKQSKEMKRGPAYLNLHSEIEDDYSDKYEIESSPQLKEKPKRLIQATVDKKICKVCNGNCTTLERCKRFRELTYKGRWAVINEHGFCKRCLGRHARACKSQRLCGENGCSYKHHPLLHKFQNDGFNATQNGPVTSGDCNIHHKLPNHVLFRVIPVFLHGPTKTVKTYAFLDDGSSLTLIESELAAELGVTGKAEPLCLRWTGNKTRNEPDSQNLTLDISGTQVGHRRYRLPEVLTVSNLELFRQSLDMQDFTEKYSHLRGVPAESYHDIQPRILIGSNNANLGYVLKGREGEMHEPVATKTRLGWTVYGECDLRNRQFCGFHDVHMCQCNGAKDETLHQAMRDYFSIDGLGITRSTALVESNDDRRAREILESFSRRDDGRFEGRLLWKYDKFRVPDSKPQATRRYECLEARMKKDPSLAATLHEKMQDYVAKGYLRNTWQTSQIEANVFWKRWIRDYLPDLTKRSKWFTPVESINVGDVAVIVDPNLPRNCWPLGRVISAVPGKDGEVREAVIQTANGIYERPAVKLAILDVRRDS encoded by the coding sequence atGATGGCCAAGGAAGCTTCAACTACTAAGCTGGACGGAAACCGAAAAACGGGAACAATTCCGAAGAAGTTACAAGACGTGATGACTACATCGTGCATCGGTGCTGCCTGCAGTTTCCCAGGGTCTACTGCCGGAATGCTTCAGTGCAACAAGTGTGCATTCTGGTATCACGTCAGGTGTGTTGGTGCCTCGGATGATGCCATCAAGCGCCCTTGGACGTGCAAGAAGTGCGTTCACGAAGCCTTCAAGATCCCTCGTAACCTCTCATTGAGAAATGTGTCATCGAGCCGCTGCCAAGTATGTGGTGGTCCCGAAACCGAAGAAATGGTGCAGTGCGATTCTTGCGACCTGTGGCATCACTTCCAGTGTGTAGGAGTTACGGAAGCGATCTCTGACATTAGTTGGAGATGTCCAAACTGCGAAAATGGTAACATTACTGAGAGAATCGTAAGTACTAAAAACGAAGCCTTTGTACCACGATCTGACCACCAGTTGGAGTCCCATATATCATTGCTGTCCATTGATAATAAAACCAGCGTAGTTGATTCGACATTACTGACGGTCTCCCCAACAAATGTAATTCCTAGTTCGGTTCTTGCATCATCGGTTATTCCTACTACCACGTTAGCCCTTACGTACACGTTCGCTTCTTATGTGAATTCCAATTCTATCGACGTGATGTCTAATAAAACAAATGCCTATCAAGTGAATAGCTCGCTTCCGAGCGTTGTGTTGAGTGGAGTGCGTGATCCTACTGTACCAATAACGAATCCTCAAAGTACAATTGTTGGATCCAAAGCTGCTGCTCCCCCctttcttcttcattcttccGCTGCTATGGACAATCTTCGTGTGATGCCATCGACCGATCGCCGCAGCCATcagatgattgaatttgtggatCAACCGAGAAAGCAGAACGTATCAACTGTCCCGCAGCCACCGAAACGAAACATGAGATTGGAGTTGCAGAAATTGGAAGAGGAACAACGACTGAACGAGGAGGAATATACCCGAAAGAAGCAGTTGCTTCAAAGGCGCTATGAATTGATGCAGGCAATAGCAAACGAAACTGAGTCTGCTGAAATCGAACCCGACACCCGGACGGAAGGATGGCAGTGCCACTCGGACCCTAGCACCGAAAGAATACGACGTCAACCTGAGTTTAAACTACCAGAACGGAAAACATCTCACGATAATCAACCGTATCAATTGAGGTCTACAGAAAATCATTGCTTAGCTGATCAGCCCGAGCATATTTATCAACACATCCGATCCCAGCAGCCGTCGCTGATTCAtcagcgaaaaatttctaacatacGCTCCGATTTCACGGGAGTCGAAGGACAAATAAGGCAGGTTGATGTGCGACCACCTTTGTATGCCGCTCACGATCAATTTACTCCTCGACATCGATCCACGCCGCAGCACCAAGCGTATCGCTCTACGACACGTAACGTTTGCCGAGATATTGGCACAGGAAGTGACTTGACCAACAGTCACCTGACAGTTGCTCGACAAGCGGCAGCTCAGGAGTTGCCCATATTTAGCGGGGTGCCAGAAGAATGGCCGTTATTCGTTTCTACCTATTCCACTACAACAACGATGTGCGGATTTACTGCAGAGGAAAACCTAATTCGGCTTCAGAAATGCCTACGAGGAAAAGCCTATGAAGCTGTGAAGTGCATGTTGATGCACCCATCGAATGTTGGATCCATCATGTCAACGTTGAGAATGTTATTTGGCAGCCCCGAGATTATCGTTCATAATTTGATTACGAAGATCCAGTCTGCTCCTCCCCCTCGAGCTGATCGCTTGGAAACTATGATCGACTTTGCGCTATCAGTGAAAAACTTATGTGCTACCATTGAGGCATGTGAACTGATCGAGTATACCTACGACGCTACTTTACTTCGTGTTCTGGTGGGAAAACTGCCGATTGATTATAGAGTTGAATGGGCCAAATATCGTCGATTCATTGCAGAAGCGAAACTTACAACGTTTTGTGACTGGTTGTATGATTTCGCGGAAACCATTTCATCAATCGCCTCGTTGGATGACGTCGAACTTAAGCAATCGAAAGAAATGAAAAGGGGACCGGCCTACCTGAACTTGCATTCTGAGATCGAGGATGATTATTCAGATAAGTACGAGATCGAAAGTTCACCACAACTGAAGGAAAAACCCAAAAGACTTATTCAGGCAACGGTAGACAAGAAAATTTGTAAAGTTTGCAACGGCAACTGTACTACTTTGGAAAGATGCAAGAGATTTAGGGAGCTCACTTACAAAGGTCGTTGGGCTGTAATTAATGAGCACGGATTTTGCAAAAGATGTCTTGGAAGACATGCTAGGGCATGCAAATCACAAAGGCTCTGCGGCGAGAACGGATGTTCGTATAAACATCATCCACTGCTTCACAAATTCCAGAACGACGGTTTCAATGCAACTCAAAATGGACCAGTGACGTCTGGGGACTGCAACATTCACCATAAGCTGCCAAATCACGTTTTATTTCGTGTGATTCCTGTATTCCTTCATGGGCCCACTAAAACGGTAAAGACCTATGCGTTTTTGGATGATGGCTCATCATTAACCTTGATTGAAAGCGAGCTGGCTGCAGAGTTGGGTGTCACAGGAAAGGCGGAACCACTTTGTCTTCGATGGACTGGCAACAAAACGCGCAACGAGCCAGATTCACAGAATCTAACACTGGACATCTCAGGAACGCAGGTCGGCCACAGGAGGTATCGACTTCCCGAAGTACTAACTGTGTCCAATTTAGAACTGTTCCGTCAATCGTTGGATATGCaagatttcactgaaaaatacAGTCATCTACGAGGAGTTCCTGCAGAATCGTATCATGACATCCAGCCACGTATACTTATTGGGAGTAATAACGCTAACTTGGGGTATGTCCTCAAAGGTCGTGAAGGAGAAATGCATGAGCCAGTAGCTACAAAAACTCGTCTGGGGTGGACCGTCTACGGTGAGTGTGATCTACGAAATCGGCAATTCTGTGGGTTTCACGACGTTCATATGTGTCAATGCAATGGTGCTAAAGATGAAACACTGCATCAGGCAATGCGTGATTACTTTTCCATCGATGGACTCGGTATAACGAGGTCAACGGCGCTGGTAGAGTCCAATGATGATCGGAGAGCTCGGGAAATTTTAGAGTCGTTCTCGCGAAGGGATGATGGTCGTTTTGAAGGACGTCTTCTCTggaaatatgataaatttagaGTTCCGGATAGCAAACCACAGGCCACGCGTCGTTATGAATGTCTGGAAGCAAGGATGAAAAAGGACCCTTCACTAGCAGCGACTCTTCATGAGAAAATGCAAGATTATGTTGCGAAAGGTTACTTAAGGAATACTTGGCAAACTTCACAAATCGAGGCAAACGTTTTCTGGAAACGTTGGATTCGAGATTACCTTCCCGATCTCACCAAGAGATCCAAATGGTTCACTCCGGTTGAATCGATTAATGTTGGTGATGTAGCAGTGATCGTCGACCCCAATCTTCCACGGAACTGTTGGCCACTCGGAAGAGTGATTTCGGCTGTTCCAGGCAAGGACGGCGAAGTAAGAGAAGCAGTTATTCAAACCGCAAATGGCATTTACGAGCGCCCAGCCGTGAAACTTGCAATACTTGATGTTCGACGCGATTCTTAA